A window of the Flavobacterium sangjuense genome harbors these coding sequences:
- a CDS encoding SDR family NAD(P)-dependent oxidoreductase, with amino-acid sequence MKNVIITGTSRGIGFELALQFANAGHQVLAISRKIPQGLLGNSNITCLSVDLSKENELVAVDNFISQTWKKVDVIIHNAGSLVNKPFAQTTQQDFENVYKVNVFGVANLTRICLPYLQKGSHVVSISSMGGIQGSMKFAGLSAYSSSKGAIITLSELLAEEYKEQGIAFNVLALGAVNTEMLQEAFPGYEAPISAGAMADYIFNFALTGNKYHNGKIIQVSSSTP; translated from the coding sequence ATGAAGAATGTAATCATCACAGGAACTTCGCGTGGCATCGGATTCGAGCTGGCTTTACAGTTTGCCAATGCTGGTCATCAGGTTTTGGCCATTTCCCGCAAAATCCCACAAGGTTTATTAGGAAACTCAAACATCACTTGTCTTTCCGTTGATTTGTCAAAAGAAAACGAACTTGTTGCTGTTGACAATTTTATTTCGCAAACATGGAAAAAAGTGGATGTCATCATTCACAACGCCGGAAGTTTGGTCAACAAACCATTTGCACAAACTACACAGCAAGATTTTGAAAATGTTTATAAAGTCAATGTTTTTGGTGTGGCCAATTTGACTCGGATTTGCCTGCCTTATTTGCAAAAAGGAAGTCATGTGGTTTCGATAAGTTCAATGGGCGGAATTCAGGGAAGCATGAAGTTTGCCGGACTTTCAGCTTATAGTTCGAGTAAAGGTGCCATAATAACATTATCTGAATTGTTAGCCGAAGAATACAAAGAGCAAGGCATTGCTTTTAATGTATTAGCACTTGGAGCGGTAAATACAGAAATGCTGCAGGAAGCTTTTCCGGGTTATGAAGCTCCGATTTCTGCGGGAGCAATGGCCGATTATATTTTCAATTTTGCCCTAACGGGAAACAAATATCACAACGGAAAAATAATTCAGGTTTCATCTTCAACGCCATAA
- a CDS encoding ATP-grasp domain-containing protein, producing MDSKIEIYDLIPKQFYPTTKFVKEKIPFDEVETLLETSKINFPFIVKPDIGLRGSAVKKVSNLEELKAYHNKANFDYLVQDLIPYENEVGIFYVRFPYEKHGQLTGIVAKEFLIIEGDGCSTIEELLKANPRYELQLKALEKEYGSQLKTILANGEKRNLVPYGNHARGAKFLDYSHLISAELTKAIDEMCLQIPEFYFGRMDLMYNTWEELEQGKNFSIVELNGAASEPTHIYDPKHSLFFAWKELARHISYMFRISVENHKRGFPYLSHKVGMEQYRLHLEQSNKIVKF from the coding sequence ATGGATAGCAAAATAGAAATCTATGATTTAATTCCGAAACAGTTTTATCCAACAACGAAATTTGTCAAAGAGAAAATACCTTTTGATGAAGTTGAAACCTTACTTGAAACTTCCAAAATTAATTTCCCTTTTATTGTAAAACCGGATATTGGTTTGCGCGGATCAGCGGTAAAAAAAGTAAGCAATTTAGAAGAATTAAAAGCCTATCACAACAAAGCTAATTTTGATTATTTAGTACAGGATTTGATTCCGTATGAAAACGAAGTCGGAATTTTCTATGTTCGTTTTCCATATGAAAAGCACGGGCAACTTACCGGAATTGTAGCCAAGGAATTTCTAATTATTGAAGGTGATGGCTGTTCAACGATTGAAGAATTATTGAAAGCCAATCCGCGTTACGAACTTCAGTTAAAAGCACTCGAAAAAGAATATGGTAGTCAGCTAAAAACCATTTTGGCAAATGGCGAAAAACGAAATCTAGTGCCTTATGGGAATCACGCTCGTGGCGCAAAATTTTTAGATTATAGTCATTTAATTTCTGCTGAATTGACCAAAGCCATTGACGAAATGTGTCTTCAGATTCCAGAGTTTTATTTTGGCAGAATGGATTTGATGTACAACACTTGGGAAGAACTTGAACAAGGCAAAAACTTTTCTATCGTTGAATTAAACGGTGCAGCGAGCGAACCAACGCATATTTATGACCCAAAGCATTCGTTGTTTTTTGCATGGAAAGAATTGGCGCGACACATTAGTTATATGTTTCGTATCAGTGTTGAAAATCACAAACGAGGATTTCCGTATTTGTCACACAAAGTTGGAATGGAACAATATAGGTTACATTTGGAACAAAGTAATAAAATTGTAAAATTTTAA
- a CDS encoding NRDE family protein gives MCTVSFVNANGKIIITSNRDEKTLRPNSIEPKNYLINNKKIIFPKDQKAGGTWFAIDEHATILVLLNGADERHILKESYRKSRGLIVLELISSESVIAAWKNIDLENIEPFTLVLFQNQKLYQLRWNETEKSTLELDTNQSHIWSSSTLYSKEIREKRANWFYTFLDAKPEVDDEELFNFHRYTEEENTEHGLVINRNGTLKTLSITQTIIEKNKVAIHYNDLIAEQDFSNTFISV, from the coding sequence ATGTGCACAGTAAGTTTTGTCAATGCCAATGGCAAAATTATCATTACTTCCAATCGTGATGAAAAGACATTGAGGCCAAACTCCATCGAACCCAAAAATTATCTCATCAACAACAAAAAAATCATCTTTCCAAAAGATCAAAAAGCTGGCGGAACATGGTTCGCTATTGATGAACACGCTACTATTTTAGTGCTTTTAAATGGTGCCGATGAAAGACATATTCTCAAAGAAAGTTACCGAAAAAGTCGCGGTTTGATTGTATTGGAATTAATCAGCAGCGAATCCGTAATTGCAGCATGGAAAAACATCGATTTGGAAAACATCGAACCTTTTACGCTGGTGCTTTTTCAAAATCAAAAATTGTATCAGTTGCGATGGAATGAAACTGAAAAAAGCACTTTGGAATTGGATACCAATCAGAGTCATATTTGGTCATCGTCAACTTTGTATTCAAAGGAAATCAGAGAAAAAAGAGCGAATTGGTTTTACACGTTTCTAGATGCAAAGCCGGAAGTGGACGACGAAGAATTGTTTAATTTTCACCGTTATACAGAAGAAGAAAACACCGAACACGGATTGGTTATCAATAGGAATGGGACACTGAAAACCCTGAGCATCACACAAACGATTATCGAAAAAAATAAAGTTGCAATTCATTACAATGATTTGATTGCCGAACAGGATTTTTCCAATACCTTTATTTCCGTCTGA
- a CDS encoding DinB family protein — protein sequence MLIPSLHKTLNELELLLNQLSNADFTLPCKGLSNATIGEHTRHIIEMFQCLENQYENGVVNYDRRNRDYRIQTDTHFALQCLTDIKNQLEKDNKKLLLQQIIDEEELHIESNYFRELLYNLEHCIHHQALIKVAVLQLEHLQIDADFGVAPSTIEYRKQCAQ from the coding sequence ATGCTCATACCATCTTTGCACAAAACCTTAAATGAATTGGAGCTGTTGTTAAACCAACTTTCCAATGCCGATTTTACTTTGCCATGTAAGGGTTTGAGTAATGCAACAATTGGTGAACACACACGGCATATTATCGAAATGTTTCAGTGTCTCGAAAATCAATATGAAAATGGTGTTGTGAATTATGACAGAAGAAATCGCGATTACCGAATCCAAACCGATACTCATTTTGCGTTGCAATGTTTAACTGATATCAAAAATCAATTGGAAAAAGACAATAAAAAATTACTGTTGCAACAAATTATTGATGAAGAAGAATTGCATATCGAGAGTAATTATTTCAGAGAATTGTTATACAATTTGGAGCATTGCATTCATCATCAGGCCTTAATAAAAGTCGCAGTTTTGCAGTTGGAGCATTTACAAATTGATGCTGATTTTGGCGTGGCACCATCTACTATCGAATACAGAAAACAATGTGCACAGTAA
- a CDS encoding YHS domain-containing (seleno)protein, with protein sequence MRRQILIMFVAFISVTTFGQTAAKRIADFNLDKKTAIQGYDPVAYFTQKKAVKGKATIVATYEGVTYNFSSQTNKDLFLKNPAGYEPQYGGWCAFAMGDYGEKVEINPETFKVLDGKLYLFYNAFFNNTLKSWNRDEVNLKKKADANWKKIIN encoded by the coding sequence ATGAGAAGACAAATTTTAATCATGTTCGTTGCCTTTATTTCGGTGACAACATTTGGACAAACCGCTGCAAAAAGAATAGCCGATTTCAATCTGGATAAAAAAACAGCCATTCAGGGATATGATCCAGTGGCGTATTTTACGCAGAAAAAAGCAGTAAAAGGGAAAGCAACTATAGTCGCAACTTATGAAGGTGTGACCTATAATTTTTCTTCGCAAACCAATAAAGACCTGTTTCTAAAAAATCCAGCGGGTTACGAACCGCAATATGGCGGTTGGTGTGCTTTTGCGATGGGCGATTATGGCGAGAAAGTGGAAATCAATCCGGAAACGTTTAAAGTTTTGGATGGCAAATTGTATTTGTTTTACAACGCTTTTTTTAATAACACTTTGAAAAGCTGGAACAGGGATGAGGTTAATTTAAAGAAGAAAGCTGATGCTAACTGGAAGAAAATAATCAACTAA
- a CDS encoding DoxX family protein: MKNSIFTWIVKLIAVIILLQTLYFKFTAAEESVYIFTKLGIEPFGRIGSGLVELIASILILIPRTTLIGALLGAGTMLGAIFSHLFVLGIEVKNDGGELFILAIITLLCCTLLIIQNRNKIQDLLRFKI, from the coding sequence ATGAAAAACTCGATATTCACTTGGATTGTCAAACTCATAGCAGTAATAATCCTTTTACAAACTTTATATTTCAAATTTACCGCTGCCGAAGAAAGCGTTTATATTTTCACCAAACTGGGCATCGAACCTTTTGGAAGAATAGGTTCCGGTCTTGTTGAATTGATTGCATCGATTTTAATTCTGATTCCACGAACCACTTTAATTGGTGCTCTATTAGGAGCGGGTACTATGCTTGGCGCTATTTTTTCACACCTGTTTGTCTTGGGGATTGAGGTGAAAAATGATGGTGGAGAATTGTTTATTTTGGCAATAATTACTTTACTTTGTTGTACGTTACTAATTATTCAAAACAGAAATAAGATTCAGGATTTGCTAAGATTTAAGATATAA
- a CDS encoding SprT-like domain-containing protein — protein MSEVLSKYLPEHAVLSCFELIKENNVHLKIVNERQTRHGDYRRAVGGKHEITVNANLNKYRFLITLVHEISHLVAYEKYGRLIKPHGNEWKITFQRLMVPFIRPEIFPHAVLPLIANHFRNPTASSDTDARLAFALKQFDERKPDVHFVHEVPSGSMFRIKNGRIFQKKGLRVKRYECLEVKTGRLYLFNANAEVEILPG, from the coding sequence TTGAGCGAAGTCTTATCCAAATACTTGCCCGAACACGCCGTACTTTCTTGCTTTGAATTAATCAAAGAGAATAATGTGCATCTAAAAATTGTCAACGAACGACAAACGCGTCATGGTGATTATCGACGAGCTGTTGGTGGGAAACACGAAATTACGGTCAATGCCAATTTGAATAAATACCGATTTCTAATTACGTTGGTTCATGAGATTTCGCATTTGGTTGCTTATGAAAAATACGGGCGACTTATAAAACCACATGGCAACGAATGGAAAATTACCTTTCAGCGTTTGATGGTTCCGTTTATTCGACCGGAAATATTTCCGCATGCTGTCCTGCCTTTGATTGCCAATCATTTCAGAAATCCAACAGCGAGTAGTGATACCGATGCCCGATTGGCTTTTGCCCTAAAACAATTTGACGAAAGAAAACCTGATGTTCATTTCGTACACGAAGTACCAAGCGGCAGTATGTTCCGAATAAAAAATGGCAGAATTTTTCAAAAGAAAGGCTTACGCGTAAAGCGTTATGAATGTCTGGAAGTAAAAACAGGAAGACTTTATTTGTTTAATGCCAACGCTGAGGTGGAAATTTTGCCTGGTTAA